A segment of the Corylus avellana chromosome ca2, CavTom2PMs-1.0 genome:
AATTGTAGTgactcaaataattaactaagcttaggttgCTTAGTTAGAGAGTTAATTTaggttttgggtcactaaggatcACTAGAtgggcattttgagaatttggATTTTAGGACTGGACGTACGCCAGGGTTGGCGGACTTACACTCATGTTTTTAGTAGAGGATGTACGCATGGGGACCACCATACGTACGTTGTCAATAGTATGCCGTACTCTATCAATAATACAAGGACGTACAATAGGGGACCAtcggacgtacgctactttttgaaaaacctttggttaatacctggacgtacgaTACAGCCTTTGGACCGATGTGTAAATAGTGGCGAACGTACACCCTAATCGTAccggacgtccgctacttttcagaagaGTTGGTAAGCGTCTCCAGCttttctcctctataaatactaacTCTACCCTCGCCCTTTTCTCGTTCAAATTCGCCCCTAGGCTCCCAAAAACCCTTTTATGAATGTGTTCTTGTgagattgtgtgttttgtggagaaggaTATGTGTTTTCTTGAAGGTTGCTTCTAGAAGATTTGGAGGACCTGAACTTGTGGAAGGAATACTCTGAGGATTTAATCGACTcaagtgagttttaactcacacaatactcattattatttttccatGACTGCAAGTCTATTTtatgtaccaaaacatgcatatttacaactcttaCGATTTATACTTGTTGCACATGAATTCTagcattttttagaaaaacattgtactgaatatgttaacaaagtgagacttgtaaaaagcatgcatgtaaaatacagacaaaatAAGTTGTatcgtatgatatggtacactgatacgtgcggtataatggccatgggcttactatacatgttaactttatggtcaaatgtgtataTCGTTATGTGGGCTTTGAatccaatggttttgtgacCAAGTGCAGCCATTCTCGAATGGTTGGTCATTACAAAacgaacatcattagtggtgtgggccacccgatatcggactcggtcgtgccactaatgggatgtACGATAGTGTACAATGACTGgagcaccggcattgtattataggtccctcgggacagcgttAACTCTGCTGAGagggggtaatatctcgggtaaaccatattgttgaactatgactattactttatatcatatgcatatatcatatatctatatcacttATGATAAATTGTTATGATGGAACTGTTGCATACTTTACAAAAACCAGAGTTCATTACAAAATTGGCATGGACATTATATgcgttaacattcactaagtctttagacttacccctatattttatgttttccccCTTCCATTACGAACACTTGCGCGGTTTATCTAGCTTAAAGGAAGATGCCTTCGGAGCAGACGTGGGTCATTGCGCAGGACCTGATTGGAGTAATTTTTTAAGACTTGGATCCAGTTTGGTTACACTCTATGTAGACTGATGGAGAAACTACCCGAGCTGATATGATTGAGATTGTTATTTCATTAGCTTTGCTTAAACTTCGGATTTGATATGTTGATATTttgttaagacaattaaatTATGGGTTGTAACATTATTTGATGGTGGTCTAATGACCGGTACATTGAtggttatttttatgttatgaggtattttgtttaCTCTAGTGTAGAGAATGTGTGGTTGGGTATATAATACTCTGTATTCATATAGTTTAGAAAGTTTTTCGTTGAGGTCTCTCATTTATAAGATGTTGAAATCCTAAGTCTTGTCCTGTGAGGGAAAGGGTTGGGAGACGAACCGTGGGATCAATTACTAGTTGATTGACTTGTCCATCGGGGTCGTTACAGTTATTGTTTTGCAGGAATTAAAGGAGCGTCAAGACCAACGTGAAGATTGAAGATCAAAGGCATTGCGAAGAACGCGCAAATCTCACCAATCGAAGACGGTTAGACCAAAAATAGTCCTACCATATGGTTTCCTTTAAAAGGAATTCTTCATTTAAAGAGTTTTTGAATAAAAACATGGATATTTAGAAAATACTATACAAGATGGTAGTAACCTCTTTACCAAATACATATCTAAACTATTTTAAATAATGCTTTAACAAATGTGTTAgctttgaaataaaaatgattaaagtcATCACCTTTATGTATTTTGGGAAACACATGTTAGAATCAACCCATGTGACCTGTGAAATATTTGGTATAAAGTTGGATTAATACATGAATATAGGTAGTTAGGTTAAATTGGTAGTTTTTGCTAGAGGACGAACGATTGACCCAAATAGACAAATGTTTGCTAGTTGGTGAACGAATGTTCGAATATCAATGAATAAACGTTTGTTGCTGCCATAATAGGTTTATATGATTTATAATGAAAGATTAGGGTTTTTATTGTATGATTAGGATTTTATATGTATGGATTAGGACTTTAGCGTACTTGTGTCTAACATTAGAATGGGATTGCATTGACTTGAAGTTAAGATGTCCGAGACGGTGGATGAACGATTGAGGTACGTAACTGATAATAAAGTTGTTTATATTTAACATGCGATATGTCAGCGGACTAAGCATGTTTTATTCTATGTTTTGACATGGTTTTTAGGTACATACAATATTATAGTCATATGCTTACTATTATACATGCTAAACCTTAATGTTTAGCTTTGGATTTAATGGCTGTTTGTGATGGGCACATCATGTAAAGATGAGGTCACTGTACGATTTTTCTAGTAGCCTAGGCCACCCAAAGTTTGACTCGATCGGGCTGCTAGTATCAGGGCTGGCCCAATATATTTTGGGACCTTAAGAAACTTTTAAgtagggcctttttttttttttaaatatttaaatattaattaaataatatttattttaatattattatttaaaaataattattctcgCTTTTTGGTTGCAAAATTAGTGATTAAGTTTTTacattcaagattttctaacatcCTCTTTCAACTGATAATATGactaatccatttaatctctcttgtgacaatattgttgatcttaggtaggattttatcaattttaattttaaaaaacttcttTTTGCAGAAGCAACTGCAACAtctattgtcaataaaattctataagcgatacatgcatttagaaaagaatcaaatatttttatataaaggaaaaatgtaaattcaatcattgtggtttacctaatttgcaattaactccttgtggtatcaaaatgaacccAAAAGTCCCCGaagtatgctaaaaaaataatttagttcctacagtcaaatttcgtttactgacttaatagattctAATAGGCTAATAGCATAAAACATTAGAACCAatataattgtgatacttgtcctatttaagCCAATGTCATACTAAgggaatttgttaaattagtggacggaatttgattgtagagactaaattatatttttggcatacctcagggACCTTTAACtctttaagttcattttgataccatatggagttaattgtaaatcaggtaaaccacaatgactaattttacatttttctctttatataattcaatatgtcaattggagcattttattctatttgtaaaatttattttaaaacttttaattctgaaaataaatttaaacgaTCAATGTCATAATAGATATCATGTTTTAGGAAACCTTCTAGATTAAGACATTTGTTTTGCAAAGTATCATCgtctagtgattttaatttcttaaaattaaataaaaaaccaaaaatgttttcgtTGTTcttaataatattttcaaaaatcaaataaaaaaataataatgaaagcaattgattgagtttttagtaactaacttttttttttcttatatatatataattttttatcgCTGATCAACTATAGAAggattttaataacttaaagaCTGAGTAGCTGACAAATAGCGAAATTATGGAGAagagaagaattcaaatttgaataaatcTTGAAAAGGGATATAGTGAGAAAAATAGAAACTTATAAATAGaagagtttgtaattgaataaaatattttagaaactttccatcttctagcatttatttatttgtttttttcatttgattttacGATTAAATATTTGATTATGATATGATTCCCTTATTTAATGTTGGATCTTGCTTCTATgtggtagtgaaaactaccgcatagacGCGGTTGTCCCAAACTGCACCGTTTTGAGTTTAGTAAAAGTAGGTTTTTTTCCTTCGTTTTCCGCTATAGTATACTTTGGTAGATTATGTTGGTGTAGTGAATTCAGCAAATTGCCTAGTGACCGACCCAATGGATCATTGACCGACACATGTAGCCTTGTAGGTGTCAATGCAGCAGTTTGGTTGAagattttaaggaaaaattcaaTTGCCCACactaaattaccaattattttttaatgccCCTTTTAAACCTTTAAATTCGTGATGCAAGTATGGTTTCTattattgttctttttcttcttcttcttcttcttttttattttttatttttttaattatttaattatttatttttttaaaagaaaaattcattccGATTTCATTCATAAATAATCAATAGCATAAAATCTTTTACAATCACAGAGCATAAAACTCTGAAATTCATAGCCAAAGTTAAAGGATTACACGTCATGGAGataaaaaacatacaaatcttACATTGAAATCGTATGACGTCTACATCCGCTAACCCGTgcccaattttcaatttataaaacAGATTTGCCTGGTACAAACTCAATTCGGGACATAGGTAATCATTCTCCAGGCATAAGCAAAAGCTCCACGCTAAAACTAGTCTTTTTCGACCgaaaaggataaaaaattattcacgTCCTAAGCCTAAACGCCTGGACAACAAAACAAGTAagaaaatacagggaaaaaaataaaacaacaaaaaaaccacaacACAACAGCAAACATCGGAGTAAAGAGCGGAGGAGGCTGCTAGCAGCACAAAAAAAGGGCGATGGAGAGATGCAATGGAAGTATTGCTAGAGATGGCAAGATGAAGTTACGACGGCTGCTGTATTATGGGACACCAAGAGAAAAAAAGCTCTATACAAAAacgaaacaaatgaaaaaaaaaaaccacacagGGAAGGAGGGGGGTTGCAAAATCTGAGATATGAGTAAAGTATATTTGTTTCTATCATTCTCCTAATAGAATGGAGAGGAtagtttcttaaaaaaaaaaaagaaaaaaaaaaaaaagaatagtgaGGATagataactaaaatagagaTATTTTAGAAGAATTGgtagttaaaaacaaaaacaaaaaaaaaacaaaaaacaaaaaagtgaaagagtacaagaaaatcaaatttacCGAGTCAAATGAATGCTTCCATGTTTACCTTTCTTGTGTATAGGGCAGGTTTTGGCTTCCCATTTCCCCTTAACGCGGGCCTCGCGATGGCAGGCGCTGGAGGAAGAAACCTAAGAGAAGACGCTCTTCTCTTgggtctttcttcttcttcttttttcctctttccagAATTTGTATTGAACGCAGGTGCCGCATAGACTACTATTACCAGAACTGTACATGCCAATTTGTGTGAAGGTACCACACGGgagaggatttttgtttttgttcttctttctttctgaaAGAAGTTAGGGCCTTCTTTTTCATGCAGAAGTTATCTGCTTTGAGTCCTCTGCACCACCACTCGCGTTGCCTTCTCTACCACGCAGAAGCACAAACGGAGTTCCTTCTCCGATCAGTCGAGCCAGATACATGCATCTCATCGATCAAGCAATGCAGGACCCTCCAATCTTTGAAATCTGTCCACGCCTCAATGCTCAGATCACATCTTCACCTAAACCTCTTCTTCTCCACCAACCTCGTTGCTCAATACGCCTCTTTGGGCGCCATGTCTTATGCCTATTCCCTCTTCTCTACCTCCCAATCATCAGACGTCTTCCTCTGGAATGTAATGATCCGAGGCTTCGTCGACAATGGCCTATATCGACGTTCCATGCTTCTATACAGAAAAATGCGAGGGCTGGGCATTCAACCTGACAATTTTACATTCCCTTTTGTTCTCAAGGCATGTGGATTTCTTAGGAATCATGAAGTCGGAGTTATAGTTCATGGTAATCTGATAGAACTTGGGTATGAATCAGATGTCGTTGTTGGTAATTCACTCATTGCCATGTATGGTAAGTGTGAGCGTCTTGATATTTCTTGGctagtgtttgataaaatgcctGAGAGAAATATTGTCTCTTGGAGTTCGATGATTGGTGCATGTGCACAGAATGCGCATTACGAGGAAGGACTGTCATTGTTCACACGGATGTTGGAAGAGGGAATCAGACCAAACAGGATTGTTATCTTAAATGTGATGGCATGTGTATACAGAGAAAACCAGGCTGATGATGTTTGTAGAGTTGTTATAGATAGCGGATTTGATTTGGATGAGTCAGTCCAAAGTGCAGCAATGGGGATGTATGCACGATGTGGGAAAATCGACATTGCTCGAAGATTCTTTGATGGAATCCTTGAGAAGGATCTGGTGTCTTGGGCATCCATGATTGAAGCATACACGCAAGCTGATTTGCCTCTCACAGCCTTAGAACTCTTTAAACAGATGTTATCACAAAGAATTGTTCTTGATTCTGTCACCCTTTTGAGTGTAATTCGTGCTTGTTCAAATTTAGCGTCTTTCCAGCAAGCACGTTTCATTCACGGGTTTCTTATTCGGAGctttttcaaaacccaaatagCACTTGAAACTGCTCTAATCGACCTCTATGTGAAATGTGGAAGTTTGGTATATGCTAGAAACATTTTTGATAGGATGCAGGAAAGAAATATAATCTCGTGGAGCACCTTAATTTCAGGATATGGAATACATGGCCATGGCAAAGAAGCCCTCTATTTATTTGATCAGATGAAGGCCATAATAAAGCCAGACCATATCGCATTTTTAGCAGTGCTGTCCGCCTGCAGTCATGGTGGGTTGATTGTGGAAGGATGGGAGTGCTTCAATTCCATGAGTAGAGATTTTAAGGTTACACCACGACCTGAGCATTATGCATGCATGGTTGACCTCTTGGGTCGAGCTGGGCGGCTAAGTGAAGCCCTTGACTTTATTGAGAGAATGCCTGCAAGGCCAGATGCTGGTGTCTGGGGAGCACTTCTTGGAGCATGTAGAATACATTTAAATGTAGAACTAGCTGAGGTTGCTGCAAAATCTTTATTTGAGTTAGATGCAGAGAACCCTGGACGGTACGTTCTCTTGTCCAATATTTACGCATCCTCTGGCAAAAGAAACAAAGCCCATAGGATTAGAGATCTGATGAAACGAAGAGGGGTGAGGAAAATTGCAGGCCACACAATTATAGAGATTAAGAACAAGGTCTATACATTTGTGGCTGGGGATCAGTCACACCCACAAACTAATTTGATCTATTCAGAGTTGGAGAATGTGATAAATAGGATTCGACAAGAAGGGTACACCCCTGATCTGAACTTTGTATTGCATGATGTGGAGGAAGAGACGAAGGAGAAGATGTTATATTTGCATAGTGAGAAGCTGGCAATTGTGTTTGGGCTATTGAATACAGGACCGGATAGTGTCATTAGAATTAGGAAGAATCTTAGAGTTTGTGGGGACTGTCATACGGCTACCAAGTTTATCTCTAAGGTTACAGGGAGGGAAATCATAGTGAGAGATGCTCACAGATTCCACCATTTTAATGAAGGTACATGCTCTTGTGGGGATTATTGGTGATTATTATTATGGTCTGATTTCTAGTGTTGTAAATGGGTTTTTCCTGTAGTGAAGAAGAGAATGCTGTTGACTAAGATTAGGTGGGGATTCGAACAAGCATGACCAATAAATATGTCAGGTAGTCTGGTGAAACCTCTCATGCCTCCTAGGATGCTGGCTGGTCAGGGTTCTCCTTGTTAAAGATGCGATGAGATACATTCAACATGACCAACTTattaagagatttttttgtctGTGGCTAGCTGGAAGAAATCTGTTACATGTATTTACATCAAAAGTTACAAAATATTGAATAGTTAGGATCCAAAAACTTTTATATCCTCCTCACATGCCATCTTATGGAGACAATACCTTCTTTTGAGAACTTATGCGAGATTGATGAAGTTGAGTCAAAGAGTGTTGAGTTTTCTGCTGTATATGTTCAACTTGGTTCAGTTAGTCTGTAAATTTACGGGAATCATGCATCTTTACCTGAAATTCATGAAGATTTTCATGGTCATATTGAATGATACCCTTGAGAATTGACCCACCGCAACTAACTTTCTGACTTCCAAAGGTTAAGGTTGATCTTCAACATTTTATCTACTAGACGCGTGAGGCTTATATGTATTTTGCGTAAGGATGCTAACGGGTGCGATCATACCAACACTAATGCACCGGATCCCATCAAAACTCCGCATTTAAGCGTGCTTGGGCGAGAGTAATACTAGAatgggtgacctcttgggaAGTCCTCGTGTTGCACCCCTCATTtcgctttttgctttttggtccGCACGACTTGGGTCACCTAGCCTAGCCAAGGCTGGGTGAGCACATTTCCAAGCTCAAAATCCATCATTTTAACCCCCATGTACCTCATTTTCATCCGTACTCTGTCGAAAATGCGTTTTTACGGAGTATTTGGTCTTACTCACGAACACGTTTTTACGGAGCATTTTCATCTTACTTCTTAATCACAATGTTATATTATCCCGAAAGTCAAACGGACACGTGCGAGCACGGAATCCCGTCACTATTAGGGTCAGTTCAGCTAGACGCGTGAGATTTATATGTATTTGCGTAAGGATGTTAACGGGTGCGATCATACCAGCACTAATGCACCAGATCCTTTTAGAACTCCGTAGTCAAGCGTGCTTGGGcgagagtagtactaggatAGGTGACCTTCTGGGAAGTCCTCGTGTTGCACCCCTCATTTTGCTatttgctttttgctttttggtccGCGTGGCTTTGGTCACCTAGCCTAGCCAAGGCTAGGTAAGCACATTTCTGAGCTCAAAATCTATCATTTTGACCCCCAAGTACCTCATTTTCATCCATGCTATGTCGAAAAGCCATTTTTACAGAGTATTTGGTCTTACTCACGAACATGTTTTTACGGAGCATTTTCATCTTACTTCTTAATCACGATGTTATATTATCCCGAAAGTCAAACGGACACGTGCGAGCGCCGGATCCCGTCACTATTAGGGTCAGTTCAGCTAGACGCGTGAGGCTTATATGTATTTTGCGTAAGGATGCTAACGGGTGCGATCATACCAGCACTAATACATCGgatcccatcagaacttcgCAGTTAAGCATGCTTGGGTgagagtagtactaggatgggtgacctccgaGGAAGTCCTCGTGTTGCACCccctcatttttctttttggcctctcatgataacaaaatcataaagaaactaaattaatttcattaaaattaaagtaattacaaaagaattggagttcaaagctccaaaaacccaaaaagcaaaaaaattgacaaagcacGGCGCCCCCGGGGCATCTCCGTCCATTAACAAATGAAAAGagtgatatttataagctaattttatggtttcagcgctgccaggtcggccgagtgcaatcgatcgcagtcGAGCATGCACTTTCCAGTTTCGGTgggcacgagtgcgatcgatcgccctaTATGCgcgctcgagcacactaccTACGGAATTAGCTaactcttgtgaaatatgactttgtagatctttgagttggCTTTCCAATTACTCCaagatcacttcaatccaagctctacaactctagatatggcatttttagtgggactcatcgGGTGTGAATCATCGCTCGGTCCAAATTTGCTACCAATACTCACTAAAGTTTCTTAAGccccaaaattaatggaatgagttgcaatttttaccttaaagccgcatttttctcttaacaacctacTGTTGAAGCACATTCCTATCCGATTACTAGTAGTTTAGGTTTACCTGAACTTTAGAGATAATTATCTAATGTGTTCTGAATTATTAGTAGTTTAGGTCTATCCAAACTCTAGAGATAATTATCCAATGGATAAATATCATAAGAGTTAGGACTCTATCTAAACTCTTGAATAGTTATCCAATGTATTATAGGATAGGAATTAGGAGTTCTATGTAATCTCTTGCTCTTGtaaatctgtatatatatatagcatgcaaACCGTGAATTCAATTACGGTGATTTACAAATTCAATCACAGAATTGTGTGCtattatatggtatcagagcccctCATAGACTAACGTCTCTTGCTCTCATGTCTTCcgcttcatcttcttcttccgaatcacCACGCTCAACCAATCTCACCACAAATCAGTCAGCCAACAACAACCAAGCTGTGGCCTTCACAATTCCAAAGATGAATCATTCACTTCATATTCGACTGGCCAAAGACAACTTCATGTCATGGCGTACTCAGATCTTGGCCTATCTTAAAGGTCAGGATGCCTATTGCTTTGTGGATGGATCCTCTCTTCCTCCACCAAAGATGATTTCCAATATGAGCAAAGAAGAAGGTGCTCCAGACACCGTTCCCAATCCTGAGTTCCTTACATGGACTCAAAGGGATCAGATGATCCTTAGTATACTCATCTCCACCCTCTAGGACGCCTATATAGTACATGTCGTGGGGTGTGCAACGGCCTATGATTTATGGACAACTTTAGTCTCCATGTTTGCTTCCCAATCACGTGCTAGGGTGATGCAAATCCACTTTCAATTAGCCACTGCCAAGAAAGGTAACTCCACCATCACAGAATATTTTCAGAAAATCAAGTACATGAGTGACACATTGGCTGCTACTGGATAGCCACTCAACGATTTTGAAAGCCTCCCCTTCCTACTTGCTGGCTTGGGCCCCGATTATCATACCTTTGTGACCTCAGTCACCACACGGGTTGATCCCATATCTCTTGAAGAAGTCTATGCCCATCTATTGGCACATGAAGCTCGGCTGGAACAAGAACTCTCATTCATTGATGCCTCACAACCAGCAACTCACTATACTGCTTGTGGCTATTTCAATCATGGCTGTGGGTTCCGTGGGCGTGGATCCTATTCTAGAGGTCGTGGTGGCTCTCGAGGTCGTGGAACCTTCTCTCCAAACCATGCTCAGGGATCTTTCTACTCCAACAACAACAATACTGCCCCACGCCACATCTGTCAGATATGTGGAAAACAAGGGCACACAACTCCTAGGTGTTATTCCAGGTTTGATCAGAATTTCCAGCAAGCTTTTTCATCATCTCCTCAAGCTTATTACTCATCTCCATCACTGTTCTCGGATGAGGAATGGTACCCAGACACCGGTGCAACCCATCACCTCACCAATAATATGGGAAATCTGAATATTGCATCCGAGGAATACTCTGGCTCTGATCAAATCCGTATCGGCAATGGATCAGGTTTGTCTATAACTTATATAGGGTCTGCTACTTTTTCTGTCCCAAGTCGTCAATTCCTTCTCAAACAACTTTTGTTAGTTCCCGATATATGCAAAAATTTACTCTCTGTCAGCCAATTTGCTAAAGACAACTGTGTTTTCTTTGAATTCCATTATGACCACTTTGTTATAAAGGACTCCCACACAAGGATTCCTTTACATCACGGCCCACTTAACAATGGCCTCTACCAGTTCCACACGTCTTCTGCATCTCCTCCAATAAAACGTGTCATGGTTGGTGAGAAGACCTCGGTTAATCACTGGCATAAGCGCCTAGGACATCCAGCTTTTCGTGTCGTCCGGAGCATTCTATCCAAATTTAGTCTTCCAATTCAGTCCAATAAAGCTCGAGTTTTCTACTCAGCATGCCCGGTTACCAAGGGCCATCAATTACCTTTTAGTTCCTCTAGTTTGGATGTTTGTAATCCTCTAGATTTAATTTACtcagatgtttggggaccatCCCCAGTTGTTTCACTTTCTGGCAATAAATATTATGTGTCTTTTATTGATTCTTTCTCTTGTTATACTTGGCTCTTTCCCATTCAAAATAAATCTGATGTCAAAACCGTATttatacaatttcaaaaaatggttgaaCGTTTACTTAACACTAAAATTAAGCATGTTCGAACCGACTGGGGAGGTGAATATCGTTCACTCACCACCTATTTTCAATCTCTTAGAATCAATCATCGTCTCTCATGTCCCCATACCCACCAACAACAAGGATGCGTTGAGAGAAAACATCGTCATCTCATTGACACCACTCTCGCACTCCTTCTTACTAGTGGAGTACCCAAGTCCTGTCCTTTTGGGATGAAGCATGTCAAACCTCTTGTTACCTCATAAATAGATTACCTACCCCGGTTCTTAATCATGCTTCTCCTTTTGAAAAACTGTTTTCCAAACAGCCAGATTATACCTTCTTAAAAGTGTTTGGATATGCATGTTTTCCCCACCTCCGACCCTACAACTCCAATAAATTTGACTTTCGTTCCAAACCTTGTGTGTTCTTAGGC
Coding sequences within it:
- the LOC132172143 gene encoding pentatricopeptide repeat-containing protein At1g11290, chloroplastic-like — protein: MQKLSALSPLHHHSRCLLYHAEAQTEFLLRSVEPDTCISSIKQCRTLQSLKSVHASMLRSHLHLNLFFSTNLVAQYASLGAMSYAYSLFSTSQSSDVFLWNVMIRGFVDNGLYRRSMLLYRKMRGLGIQPDNFTFPFVLKACGFLRNHEVGVIVHGNLIELGYESDVVVGNSLIAMYGKCERLDISWLVFDKMPERNIVSWSSMIGACAQNAHYEEGLSLFTRMLEEGIRPNRIVILNVMACVYRENQADDVCRVVIDSGFDLDESVQSAAMGMYARCGKIDIARRFFDGILEKDLVSWASMIEAYTQADLPLTALELFKQMLSQRIVLDSVTLLSVIRACSNLASFQQARFIHGFLIRSFFKTQIALETALIDLYVKCGSLVYARNIFDRMQERNIISWSTLISGYGIHGHGKEALYLFDQMKAIIKPDHIAFLAVLSACSHGGLIVEGWECFNSMSRDFKVTPRPEHYACMVDLLGRAGRLSEALDFIERMPARPDAGVWGALLGACRIHLNVELAEVAAKSLFELDAENPGRYVLLSNIYASSGKRNKAHRIRDLMKRRGVRKIAGHTIIEIKNKVYTFVAGDQSHPQTNLIYSELENVINRIRQEGYTPDLNFVLHDVEEETKEKMLYLHSEKLAIVFGLLNTGPDSVIRIRKNLRVCGDCHTATKFISKVTGREIIVRDAHRFHHFNEGTCSCGDYW